The Branchiostoma floridae strain S238N-H82 unplaced genomic scaffold, Bfl_VNyyK Sc7u5tJ_517, whole genome shotgun sequence nucleotide sequence acataccatccacaaaaaagcaataaatatttcatggaggtatgaggtccccgaactctatgttttggattagcccttatctttaccccaaccattttacaatttctattcttattttttttttgccctatcgctccatattttttattaaaaaatccgtgaaccaagaaattaaattttcTAGTTTGGGTgaaccagtgcacctattcccaaaaatgaatttcgagccgtGTCACCCTCACAGTCACAACACTCAATGGCTCTAAAGTCTAACCTCTTTCCcttctgtttttctcttgtgCATGTAGCCAGCGAGACAGGAGTAGATGTAGCCATGATGTACGTATGTCCCTGGTCCTGCCTCACAGTCAGCGGTACTGAAGAGACGTTCTCCTGGGGTGTAGAATAAGAAAAACATGTCAACGTGTGGGTCATTTTCTGTTGGAAAGCTATATATGTCATGCAAGTACCCAGGTGGATACACATATGTGTACTTGGGAAATTAGACACATATAGTCCCCATGCTCGTGCATGATATAGACGTAAAATTAACTCAGACAAGTCTAAATTATGTGACGTTAGAACTtatcctgcccccctccctccaaaCACACTCTTTAAGTATAACGTAAATTTAGAACCGTACAATGACTTCGGGTTCAGCTAAAGCGTTCTTTACTGTTAAGAGGGTCGTAGCCATATCTAACCACTAAACAATATTGCATAGTGACAACCTATCTAGCGTAAAAGTTGCTTTTGGTCGCATGCTTGCTTACCTGGCACGCACACCCTGGGGGCTGCCATGTTTGTTGACAAGATCGTAACAGCGACCTCTGGCAGGTGAGGTGTATCACTGCAGAAAATCATTCTGTCCGATTCACTAAATAACAGCACATACTTACAAGCATGTAACTTGCTTTGACTTCATCACGTTCTTGTAGAGCTGTGTATGAACGTATACTCAGCCTCCACACATATCCTCGCATTAGGCCTGAAAGTCTATTGTGTgaaaaatgtgttcaaagtCACTAAATGAGAAATGAACGTTATAAAAGAGTCATAAAAACGTCAATGTCACACATCAGTTAGAGATGCATATTTGCGAGCAAAAGCGTACATGTTCTCGTTTCAGTGCAACTTATGTCAGTAATTACAATAGTgaataatatttgtttttttttctggatttcTAGGGTACTGAAGAGCCAACTAGCTGTTCACAGTGGTACTGCAGCCCTGAAGATACTAGTACGTGTAATGGGGTGCAGGATAGCAAGGATTTGTCAGACAAGCCAGGCCTTCAATCTTTCACCCAACATGTGCTTTGACCCTGAATGTTCCTCTTGTGCATTCTTCTAGGAGTTAGAATCCATAGGGGGCTGACAAAGTAATGAAAAATGGGCCTTTGACCAAATAGAGCATAAATAACATGCCCCTCTGGGGAGGCAACCTTGTCCTCCCGCCAGCTAACTCTTCTCACCATATTTGGCAAATTTCTGCCATATTTCTCAGCCATCAAAGAATCTTGGGAGAGACTGTGGTCAATGAAGGTTTTATTCTTACTGCAAAATCTAACAAACTACCAACAAAACCCTGAAAAAAACTATACAACGTATAAAGTAAGGCTAAGAGTAAGAAACACATCTCCTATGGTTTAAAACTCTTGCTGCGTAATGCAGTAAGTACTTACACACACTGTACATTTTGGCCtttaggtacatgtaaaaaCAATTGTAAAGGCTTCCATACATAGAAGATTAATGAAATTGTTAAAACTATAGTGGTAAAATATTGCCTTCCTTGACTTAAGAGCCCTGCATGTATGTTCAGTTGAAAAAATACAGTCAAGGCACAGCCAAGACTTAAACCCTTCCAACCCCATGGAATTACAAGTCAGTCATGGACTGCATCATAATGTAACtgtcagtatgcaaattaaTCCCACTGTTCCATTTTCAACAGTGAGGAAGGTGGAATCTAGCAGCTTTTTATTCTATTGAATACAATCTTCATCTCACAAGCTATTATCAAAAAGATGACATCTGTTAAACTAAATGACAGATACATATtctgccacatacatgtacataatacgTATAAAAAACAAAACTAGATGATGACCAATAAAATTGCAACTTGGTAAACACTTTGTTACCTTAACCTATGAAATTGCAAATAGATTGACTATGcaatacaaaaatacatgaaatacaataaTACACATATGCATACAAAACTATCCATACAAAATTTTCCTACATTGGGTAATTTTTACGTgttctttttaaaaataattctcTGACAATCTATGTTGAACAGGCTGATATGATGGCATACATCTTCTCTAGAGTGCTACTTGTCCATATACAGCAGTTTTATCTGAGGTCTCAAGTCTAAGAGTTTATAATAGGCAACACCGACTACCAGACGAGCTACCGCTTCTGGTCCTTCTTCTCCACAGGGAGTGTGACTGGTATGATATAATCTGGTTTATGTTGTGAGTATGCAGAAGCTGGATGTCCAACCACAAAGAAATGGTTCCCATTCATAAACATTCGCCACATGGCTTTGTGGTTGCCTCGTGCATCCAGGTCCCAGACTTTCAGGCACTTTGCTAGAGCCAGCCAGTTTTGGAAGTCTGATTCCTGTGCCATCTGTATGTATAAGACATAGCTCTGGCCCTCTGTGGCATCGGGTATCAAATTGTCCCTACAGGGGGACATGTTGTGGTCTAGAACTTCTGCAGTGCTGATCAACTTGTTTACATCTTCTTCGTAGGGTTCACTTTTCATCCTGTCTATGTTCTTTAGCTCCACATTTGGTACCGTGTTGATGAGATGTTTCTTAAAGTAGAGTTCCTGAAAATATGAGTTCATGTTCAAGCCAGAGCTACCAAAGTGATATGTCCGTGAGATGTCTGGAATGATGCATTCCCTTCCTTTACGGTTCTCTGGGAGACGCATCCACATGTCCCAATCCCAAAGTTTTTCTGGTGTCGGCCATTTTGGTTCAAGTTCATCCTTGTAAAGAGAGCGTTTGAGGATCCAGCCTAACCCTGGCATGGTCTCCACTCTGTACAGCAGGGTGGGATCACCGCAGGAGTGTTCGTAGCCCTGGTCATTCCATGCAGAAACACAGTACACTGTTGGATCTTCCTCAAGGAGAGGCAACGTCTGGCTGAAGTAGCTGAAAAAGTCTACAGATACATCCAGGTCCTCTTCCACTACTATAACATAGTTAGCCTTAGGGTACAAGTTAAAAGATGCTGTTAAACTAGCCTTGTAGTGCTGTGATATGCGAGCATTTTTCACCCCTATGGGAGTATGCTGGATCCCTCGCACACCAAACAGCTTCACAACTTCCATTGGCTCCTCAAAAAAGCCATCAACAAACACTGTTACCATGTTGGGGTTAGCACCATGTGCTGAGAGAAGTGACCTCAGCATACGGTACAGATAGCCCGGCCTATTGCTGGCTATGACAGCCACGGGGACGTCTGCAATTCTGCTATTGGGCAGAGGATCTGGGTTCATCTCTATAGGAGCCGGGTCACTACAGCTACATAAGCTCCCGTAGCCTTCGATCTTACTGCAGAATGTACGGCGCCGTCGGTTAACGTCCGTGTCAGGCCAGGGACAGTCGCTGTCCTCCATGGCAGCCAAGGGGATGGAGGTCTCCATATAGACAGGCTCCGCCCACGTGGACAGGTCAGGTGACTTATTGTGCTGCTCGGCAAACACCTTCCCAGTCTTGACCACGACAAACCCCCACATGTCACGCCAGCCCAAGATGTCCGCATGCTCGCTCCCCAGGGTTTTCAGGAGACTCCTGGCTGTGCTCTGGATCAAAACACAATCAGACAACAAAGAGCACAATTACATCTTAGTTTCAGCCAAGACAAATTTcagaaactgttgaaaattatAATCAATAGATATCTGACCTTCTCCCTACTACCTAGCTCCATAAGGTACCATAGCAAATACAAAATTAGTGCTTAAGATTAACATGAGTGGATTACCTGTATTTGTCAAATGCCTTGCTTTTCAATAGTAATACAGCTGTTTGGCTTGCTAATCGCTATGTGAAAATTGATGTACATAAAAAGGATGAGAATATTGGTGAATATGATAGAAGGTACCTTCATCTGAAATGTTCCCTCATCCTTTATAGTGAAGATGAGAATCCTCCCGTCTGACACCATGTTTAGGAACAGGACCATGGCCTCATCTTCATGAGCGGAGTACGTGTCAAACACCCGCTGCGCCATGACGCTGCCCGTGGCCTGGTGGAGGACCAGGATGTGGATCCCACGACCCTTCTCGCTGTCTTCATCTTCAAGAACTGAAAGTACAAACCATAGGATTAAATCTCTGCAGCAAGAAACAAAGTGCTATGGAGATACCTGACAAATataggaaaaaaatgacattaagTTGAAATATAATAACATGGTTTAAGGATATCTTCCATTTCAAAAAGGTACGTGGTATTCAGGAAACAAGTCTTGCATACAAAAGTTTTTAGAACTtaatcaaacatacatgtaaagggTTGCTTTCACGCCAGCGAACCTTTACATGGAAGATGGAACAGCCCCTGGGTTAACCAAGGATAGATTTGACCCACCAGTTGTGCCGTCCACTGCTACAGACACCTTGTTCTGACTGGACAGCACAGCAATGTCGATCGTCCTGCGACCATCCTGCCCAGGAGCATGATGGTCATCTGACCCTCCCTCCTCCTCCCTGACAAAAAAACGTCAAACGTTATTTGATCAGAACATTATTTTTTTGAGACTGTTGGATTGGTCAGTCATCAGTAGTGGCATCAAGGTAAAGGGGTGTTGACTAAGTTAGAATACTAAGGCTCTGGGTATCAATTGCTATGACTTAAGTATGAGGCcccagtactagtattgtatccTTGAGAAAAGGCAATTGGCACAAGGACATCTTCTCCAATGGGGTGCAAAGCTGgaagtcctgtgtttgaggggAGGGGTCACACCTCAAgaatgttaaagaacccatcacacttgtGAAAAAGAGCAGAGGTCCATCCCAGTCTGCATGGATCAAGCATATCAGTCTGGCCTTACACAATTTACCTACTGCACAAAACTGGTGTCTTCTGCCCAAAAGGGTTTACCAGTTATACGGATTGATTTCATTCACTATCACTTGCCAAACCTCATCTGATTATTTTGtgcctttgtctttttttttttaatttagtgGTATACAGTCTTCATAT carries:
- the LOC118408921 gene encoding protein O-linked-mannose beta-1,2-N-acetylglucosaminyltransferase 1-like — encoded protein: MDQWKPNPRAAPFIPRHRPKGFRLGPSARSVPRVSTRVLQAILVVILLATVIINILFILDTTKRLRQKTTQDTAFGEEEGGSDDHHAPGQDGRRTIDIAVLSSQNKVSVAVDGTTVLEDEDSEKGRGIHILVLHQATGSVMAQRVFDTYSAHEDEAMVLFLNMVSDGRILIFTIKDEGTFQMKSTARSLLKTLGSEHADILGWRDMWGFVVVKTGKVFAEQHNKSPDLSTWAEPVYMETSIPLAAMEDSDCPWPDTDVNRRRRTFCSKIEGYGSLCSCSDPAPIEMNPDPLPNSRIADVPVAVIASNRPGYLYRMLRSLLSAHGANPNMVTVFVDGFFEEPMEVVKLFGVRGIQHTPIGVKNARISQHYKASLTASFNLYPKANYVIVVEEDLDVSVDFFSYFSQTLPLLEEDPTVYCVSAWNDQGYEHSCGDPTLLYRVETMPGLGWILKRSLYKDELEPKWPTPEKLWDWDMWMRLPENRKGRECIIPDISRTYHFGSSGLNMNSYFQELYFKKHLINTVPNVELKNIDRMKSEPYEEDVNKLISTAEVLDHNMSPCRDNLIPDATEGQSYVLYIQMAQESDFQNWLALAKCLKVWDLDARGNHKAMWRMFMNGNHFFVVGHPASAYSQHKPDYIIPVTLPVEKKDQKR